The stretch of DNA TAAAAAATAGAATAAACGATACACTATTTAATAAAAGTAATAATAAATAAATTTGATTATGATTTTTATAAAAAACTTCAACTTTTTTTACATTTTTATTTTGTAATAAAGTCTGTTTTATATCTTCAAGTTCACTACTTGTAGGAAATATTTCTAAATAAATTTGATAAAAATTTGGTAATTTTTGTTTTAATAAGTCAATTGAAGTATCTGATAAATTAGATTGTATACTCGAAATAATTTTATCATTTGGTAAATTTTGTATCTTCTCTACTTTAATACCAGCTAATTCTTTAATGGCATCTTTTTCTAAAGGAGTAATAGTAACTATAATAATAGAATAATCCCTTGATATTTTTGATTTGTAATTATCAACTACATTATTTATTAACAAAAACATTGAAAAAGTAATTAACATAGAAAGTAAAGGAATTAAAAAAGCAAATACATTCTTAAGAAACTTCATAAATAATTCCATCCTCAATAGATAATTGTCTAAATTTAATTCCTAGATTTTTTGGAACTCTATGGGTTACAACAACAATAGTAATTCCTAATTGTTCATTCGCACCTTTTAATAAATTCCAAACAACTTCTGCTGAAAAATCATCAAGATTCCCTGTTGGCTCATCAGCTATTATTATTTTTGGATTATGTGCAAGTGCCCGTGCAACTGCAACTCTTTGTTGCTCTCCACCACTTAATTCATTTGGATAATAACCAGCTCTATGAGAAAGTCTTACGTGAGCTAAGAGTTTATTTGCTTGGTCTTTTGATATTTCATCAGAATAACCATTTATTTTAAGTGGAATCATGATGTTTTCTTCAATAGTATATTCATTTATTAGTTTATAATCTTGAAAAATAATACCAATATCTTTTCTTAAAATTCTTAGTTTTTTACCTTTTATACCAAAAACTTCTTGATTTTCTATTTTT from Arcobacter suis CECT 7833 encodes:
- a CDS encoding cell division protein FtsX encodes the protein MKFLKNVFAFLIPLLSMLITFSMFLLINNVVDNYKSKISRDYSIIIVTITPLEKDAIKELAGIKVEKIQNLPNDKIISSIQSNLSDTSIDLLKQKLPNFYQIYLEIFPTSSELEDIKQTLLQNKNVKKVEVFYKNHNQIYLLLLLLNSVSFILFFIITIFAIIIIAKQIKLWFHEHSVKISILRLHGASILYSASSILNYALISSLLSFLISAGFLYYVSNNMTVLFPLELHEIVDIDINIFLELMKIFLLSFCISIFTIFGVLLKYKISND
- a CDS encoding cell division ATP-binding protein FtsE, which encodes MIEAKNIYLSYDDNKYVIKKGNFSIKPKEFIFIGGNSGSGKSTLLKSFYGDIPLKHGSLKIENQEVFGIKGKKLRILRKDIGIIFQDYKLINEYTIEENIMIPLKINGYSDEISKDQANKLLAHVRLSHRAGYYPNELSGGEQQRVAVARALAHNPKIIIADEPTGNLDDFSAEVVWNLLKGANEQLGITIVVVTHRVPKNLGIKFRQLSIEDGIIYEVS